In the Malus domestica chromosome 16, GDT2T_hap1 genome, one interval contains:
- the LOC103403804 gene encoding receptor-like cytosolic serine/threonine-protein kinase RBK2 isoform X2, whose protein sequence is MVIASVPAFQIIASGLAAFVSKYNGSRETAKDNEEAQATTKPSTLGGSRRARAGFSDSFSSQDLRSLNLDEDVTVDEPSSRGVSEDEYCPRSVGSETSSPKASTSDSDGRGSIATSDSNPRANHHRRGFFGMLKKGPQNPFPTFPPKGAKKPKLTRRKTKRIREEFIPQPNSPAPRSFDADFCRFKSSWKNYSFLELQAATNNFSHENLIGEGGYADVYKGTLEDGQIVAIKCLTRGTQEEMTADFLSELGVIVHVDHPNIAKLIGYGVEGGMHLVLHLSPHGSLSSILYGPRENLDWDIRYKVALGTAKGLLYLHEGCQRRIIHKDIKASNILLAEDFEPLISDFGLAKWLPDSWTHHIVSKFEGTFGYLPPEFFMHGIVDEKTDVYAYGVLILELITGRQALDRSHKSLVMWAKPLLSMNNMNELVDPCLGDAYDLKEMKRLVLTASFCIHQSSVNRPQMSQIVEILEGDEGSLEYATKRQKSKLQRTYSEELLDADDYNSTKCLSDREKQLEFILGTSNEA, encoded by the exons ATGGTCATCGCCTCCGTGCCTGCTTTTCAGATCATAGCTTCTGGTTTGGCGGCTTTTGTCTCCAAGTA CAATGGTTCCCGCGAAACGGCCAAAGACAATGAAGAAGCGCAGGCTACAACAAAGCCTTCTACTCTCGGAGGATCAAGAAGAGCACGAGCTGGATTCTCCGACTCTTTTTCAAGCCAAG ACTTGAGATCTTTAAATTTGGATGAGGATGTCACAGTAGATGAGCCCTCTTCAAGAGGAGTTTCCGAGGATGAATATTGTCCGAGAAGCGTAGGATCCGAAACATCATCTCCCAAGGCCAGCACTTCAGACTCGGATGGAAGAGGTAGCATTGCTACTTCAGACTCGAATCCAAGAGCCAACCATCACCGGCGCGGTTTTTTTGGAATGTTGAAAAAAGGACCCCAAAATCCCTTCCCAACCTTCCCTCCTAAAGGTGCTAAAAAACCAAAACTCACCAGAAGGAAAACCAAAAGAATAAGAGAGGAATTCATTCCACAGCCCAACTCTCCTGCCCCTAGGTCTTTCGATGCTGACTTTTGCCGCTTCAAATCTTCCTGGAAGAATTACTCATTCCTAGAGCTCCAAGCCGCAACCAACAACTTCAGCCACG AGAACTTGATCGGGGAGGGAGGCTATGCTGACGTTTACAAGGGAACATTGGAAGATGGACAGATTGTCGCAATCAAATGCCTGACTCGCGGTACTCAAGAAGAAATGACTGCAGACTTCTTATCTGAGCTTGGTGTCATAGTTCATGTTGACCATCCTAATATTGCGAAATTGATTGGCTACGGGGTTGAAGGAGGGATGCATCTTGTTCTACATTTGTCTCCCCATGGAAGCCTATCGTCTATACTTTATG GACCGAGAGAGAATCTGGATTGGGACATCAGATATAAAGTCGCTTTAGGGACGGCTAAGGGTCTACTGTATCTTCATGAAGGGTGCCAGAGAAGAATTATTCACAAAGATATTAAGGCTTCTAATATTTTACTGGCAGAGGATTTCGAGCCTCTG ATATCTGATTTTGGGCTTGCAAAATGGCTACCAGATTCATGGACTCACCATATTGTATCGAAATTCGAAGGCACATTTGG ATATCTTCCTCCCGAGTTTTTCATGCACGGCATAGTAGATGAAAAAACCGATGTCTATGCCTACGGGGTGCTAATATTAGAGCTCATCACCGGCAGGCAAGCTTTGGATAGGTCACATAAAAGCCTTGTCATGTGG GCCAAACCTTTGCTCTCTATGAATAATATGAATGAGCTAGTTGATCCATGCCTTGGCGATGCCTATGATTTGAAAGAAATGAAACGTCTTGTGTTAACTGCTTCGTTTTGTATACACCAGTCTTCAGTGAATCGACCGCAAATGAGCCAG ATAGTCGAAATTTTAGAAGGCGATGAAGGCAGTTTGGAGTACGCTACAAAACGTCAAAAGTCTAAACTTCAAAGGACGTATTCGGAGGAGCTCTTGGATGCAGATGACTACAACTCAACCAAGTGTTTAAGTGATAGAGAGAAACAACTGGAGTTTATCTTGGGCACTTCTAATGAGGCCTAA
- the LOC103403804 gene encoding receptor-like cytosolic serine/threonine-protein kinase RBK2 isoform X1, producing the protein MVGTVILPCNGSRETAKDNEEAQATTKPSTLGGSRRARAGFSDSFSSQDLRSLNLDEDVTVDEPSSRGVSEDEYCPRSVGSETSSPKASTSDSDGRGSIATSDSNPRANHHRRGFFGMLKKGPQNPFPTFPPKGAKKPKLTRRKTKRIREEFIPQPNSPAPRSFDADFCRFKSSWKNYSFLELQAATNNFSHENLIGEGGYADVYKGTLEDGQIVAIKCLTRGTQEEMTADFLSELGVIVHVDHPNIAKLIGYGVEGGMHLVLHLSPHGSLSSILYGPRENLDWDIRYKVALGTAKGLLYLHEGCQRRIIHKDIKASNILLAEDFEPLISDFGLAKWLPDSWTHHIVSKFEGTFGYLPPEFFMHGIVDEKTDVYAYGVLILELITGRQALDRSHKSLVMWAKPLLSMNNMNELVDPCLGDAYDLKEMKRLVLTASFCIHQSSVNRPQMSQIVEILEGDEGSLEYATKRQKSKLQRTYSEELLDADDYNSTKCLSDREKQLEFILGTSNEA; encoded by the exons ATGGTCGGTACTGTAATACTACCATG CAATGGTTCCCGCGAAACGGCCAAAGACAATGAAGAAGCGCAGGCTACAACAAAGCCTTCTACTCTCGGAGGATCAAGAAGAGCACGAGCTGGATTCTCCGACTCTTTTTCAAGCCAAG ACTTGAGATCTTTAAATTTGGATGAGGATGTCACAGTAGATGAGCCCTCTTCAAGAGGAGTTTCCGAGGATGAATATTGTCCGAGAAGCGTAGGATCCGAAACATCATCTCCCAAGGCCAGCACTTCAGACTCGGATGGAAGAGGTAGCATTGCTACTTCAGACTCGAATCCAAGAGCCAACCATCACCGGCGCGGTTTTTTTGGAATGTTGAAAAAAGGACCCCAAAATCCCTTCCCAACCTTCCCTCCTAAAGGTGCTAAAAAACCAAAACTCACCAGAAGGAAAACCAAAAGAATAAGAGAGGAATTCATTCCACAGCCCAACTCTCCTGCCCCTAGGTCTTTCGATGCTGACTTTTGCCGCTTCAAATCTTCCTGGAAGAATTACTCATTCCTAGAGCTCCAAGCCGCAACCAACAACTTCAGCCACG AGAACTTGATCGGGGAGGGAGGCTATGCTGACGTTTACAAGGGAACATTGGAAGATGGACAGATTGTCGCAATCAAATGCCTGACTCGCGGTACTCAAGAAGAAATGACTGCAGACTTCTTATCTGAGCTTGGTGTCATAGTTCATGTTGACCATCCTAATATTGCGAAATTGATTGGCTACGGGGTTGAAGGAGGGATGCATCTTGTTCTACATTTGTCTCCCCATGGAAGCCTATCGTCTATACTTTATG GACCGAGAGAGAATCTGGATTGGGACATCAGATATAAAGTCGCTTTAGGGACGGCTAAGGGTCTACTGTATCTTCATGAAGGGTGCCAGAGAAGAATTATTCACAAAGATATTAAGGCTTCTAATATTTTACTGGCAGAGGATTTCGAGCCTCTG ATATCTGATTTTGGGCTTGCAAAATGGCTACCAGATTCATGGACTCACCATATTGTATCGAAATTCGAAGGCACATTTGG ATATCTTCCTCCCGAGTTTTTCATGCACGGCATAGTAGATGAAAAAACCGATGTCTATGCCTACGGGGTGCTAATATTAGAGCTCATCACCGGCAGGCAAGCTTTGGATAGGTCACATAAAAGCCTTGTCATGTGG GCCAAACCTTTGCTCTCTATGAATAATATGAATGAGCTAGTTGATCCATGCCTTGGCGATGCCTATGATTTGAAAGAAATGAAACGTCTTGTGTTAACTGCTTCGTTTTGTATACACCAGTCTTCAGTGAATCGACCGCAAATGAGCCAG ATAGTCGAAATTTTAGAAGGCGATGAAGGCAGTTTGGAGTACGCTACAAAACGTCAAAAGTCTAAACTTCAAAGGACGTATTCGGAGGAGCTCTTGGATGCAGATGACTACAACTCAACCAAGTGTTTAAGTGATAGAGAGAAACAACTGGAGTTTATCTTGGGCACTTCTAATGAGGCCTAA